One region of Flavobacterium sp. KACC 22763 genomic DNA includes:
- a CDS encoding NAD(P)H-binding protein, giving the protein METKNILILGAGGAIAQHVIKFLKNDNKLNLTLFARDKGQLENFLDNKISIVTGDVMNDEQLNNVLKGQDIVYANLSGEVDKMAAKIISAMQHNSVSRLIFVTSLGIYNEIPGEFGKWNNRMIGSELVRYRNAADIIESSEVNYTIIRPSWLTNKDEIEFETTQKGEPFLGTEVARKAVARYISDIIENPEKDVNASVGLNKPGVYGNKPDFY; this is encoded by the coding sequence ATGGAAACAAAAAATATTTTAATACTAGGTGCCGGTGGAGCTATTGCTCAGCATGTTATAAAGTTCCTGAAAAATGATAACAAATTAAATCTTACGCTTTTTGCAAGAGATAAAGGCCAATTAGAAAATTTCCTTGATAACAAGATAAGTATTGTTACAGGTGATGTCATGAATGATGAACAGCTTAATAATGTGCTCAAAGGCCAAGATATAGTATATGCAAACCTGTCGGGAGAAGTAGATAAAATGGCTGCGAAAATTATTTCAGCTATGCAGCATAACAGTGTATCCAGACTCATTTTTGTGACTTCACTTGGCATCTACAATGAAATTCCTGGTGAATTTGGGAAATGGAACAATCGAATGATTGGCTCTGAATTGGTCAGATACAGAAATGCAGCAGATATAATCGAATCGAGTGAAGTCAATTATACAATTATCCGTCCTTCATGGCTAACCAATAAAGATGAAATCGAATTTGAGACTACACAAAAAGGAGAACCTTTTCTTGGTACTGAAGTTGCGAGAAAAGCGGTTGCCAGATATATTTCTGATATAATTGAAAATCCTGAAAAAGATGTAAACGCTAGTGTAGGTCTTAACAAACCAGGCGTGTATGGAAATAAACCCGATTTTTATTAA
- a CDS encoding alpha/beta hydrolase has protein sequence MKKSVRFNAMYWDIAADLLFPPNFDENKKYPAIISTHPIGSCKEQTSGNVYGQAFADAGFVVLVPDASFQGESGGELRYLEDPSFRVEDYSYACDYLVTLPFVDEKRIGVLGICGAGGYSINATMKERRIKAVATVTGANYGRVMREFGDPIANLEAIAEQRTAEARGATLRVDQGLYPTYEMAKELNADIDLLEATEYYRTSRGQSENGVNKTLFSHNAAALTWDAYNLAEKLLTQPLLVIVGRKSGAFGAYRDGFEIIRRAASTKKELVVVDGWSHYDLYDKPKPVKIALDKLIPFYKENL, from the coding sequence ATGAAAAAATCGGTAAGATTTAATGCAATGTATTGGGACATAGCGGCAGACTTATTGTTCCCTCCAAATTTTGACGAAAACAAAAAATACCCTGCCATCATTAGCACACACCCTATTGGTAGCTGTAAAGAGCAGACTTCAGGAAATGTATACGGGCAGGCATTTGCCGATGCAGGTTTTGTAGTATTGGTGCCAGATGCATCTTTTCAAGGTGAAAGCGGCGGTGAATTAAGATATTTAGAAGATCCTTCTTTTCGTGTAGAAGATTACAGCTATGCTTGTGACTACCTGGTAACATTACCTTTTGTAGATGAAAAACGTATTGGTGTTTTAGGCATCTGTGGTGCTGGCGGTTACTCCATCAATGCAACTATGAAAGAAAGACGCATCAAAGCCGTGGCAACAGTTACCGGTGCCAACTATGGCCGTGTAATGCGCGAATTTGGAGATCCTATCGCAAACCTTGAAGCAATTGCAGAACAAAGAACTGCAGAAGCTAGAGGTGCAACTTTAAGAGTAGACCAAGGCCTTTATCCTACCTATGAAATGGCAAAAGAACTTAACGCCGATATTGACCTTTTAGAAGCAACTGAATACTACCGTACTTCTCGTGGTCAAAGTGAAAACGGTGTAAACAAAACCCTGTTTTCTCACAATGCGGCCGCTCTGACATGGGACGCCTATAATCTTGCAGAAAAATTACTAACACAGCCATTATTGGTAATTGTGGGCAGAAAATCAGGAGCGTTTGGAGCTTACAGAGATGGTTTTGAAATAATTCGCCGTGCCGCTTCAACTAAAAAAGAATTGGTAGTTGTTGATGGTTGGTCACACTATGATTTATATGACAAACCCAAACCAGTCAAAATTGCGTTAGACAAATTGATTCCGTTCTACAAGGAAAACCTTTAA